A segment of the Kazachstania africana CBS 2517 chromosome 2, complete genome genome:
ATTATTCATATCAAATAAAGTATATACCTGTACAACGATATTTCCAATTTCAATCACTTCTAGATTTTATTTGCACATGAAAAAGtcatatcatttttttagatatatatatctacaTATTTTATCTAAATGCAGAAAATTGTACGCTTGTTCTTTTGAGATTGGCAGTCACTATTGGTTCCGTTTCCTCGATGCATTTATTCATTCTGTCTATATTGTTTTGAAAACAGTTTTGTAAGCAAGCAGTCAGCGTTACAGCGGTGTCTTTCTCAAGTAAGGAGCCCAAAActctttgaaagaatttgagATCTACAGTCGCTTGGAGCAGACCGTCTGATGAGAGATTACCGATGAATGATTTGAATGCTTCGAACAAATACctagaaataaaaatttgagtctcttttaaaattttgtttatcAACTGAGGTCCAATCTTATAGCACTCACTGTGAACAGTAACCAACAACATTAATGCCTCAATGATGTAATCATTAATTCTAAATGAAGTTGATTTATAATTTGGCCAGTTAATCTGTTGAAACTTCACTTCTAGAATATCTCTAAGGTGAATCTTAAGATCAGATAAGTAATTACCAAAAATCGATGAACCCATTTTATTGAGtaagttgaaaatttccaatGGTTTGGTCTCTAACTTCAAGTCGAATGaatcatcaaaatattgCAATATTGTAGGGAAAGTATAGTCTTTGATATACTGTAAATTAGTTAAAGTTAAGACTGTTTTAGAATTTCTTGGATTATCCTTATCTTTGGCAGCATTCTTCAAGATAGCTTCCAAGACAGCTTCCATAGAAATAATTTGTTGCAATTCAATTCCAGTTAACAGCTGTTTAGAAGGGTAGCCAACCACGGAAACATTATTGAGGACTgggaatttttcaaatgagAAAACAATGTCTCTTATGGTTTTAATACTGAAATGTTGTACAGTGAGGACAATTTCAGGGAATTGTGTGACACCGTATTCTATTGCGGATCCATCTTGATTGTCACCAGGACTTTGAACATACCTGTAGATATCCCAATTTTCCAGTTTATAGAAATTAGATGTATCTCTTAATCTCGTTGAGGAAATTGCACCAATACAACGAGTAATTGCTATTGAAGCTAAatctcttgaaatttcaattgtttcaGGACTGATACTCAATTGAGCTAGTTGAGTgacaaatttcaaaagtgaATCAGTAATTTTAGGTAAATATCTGAGGCAACTCAACCCATTGGCTCTTGGTGGGATAAATCCATAGTCTGTAGGAATACCTGTATCCTTTCTTTTTGTCATTTCAGCCTCTTCGTGTAATCCGTTAATGGATATTTTATCTGGATCAAATTCAGATAGAGATGCTTGAGTGGAATGGAGGAAGAAAGAGAGTGTACCAGACGTTAATTTGATAAACTTCTGACCTCTATTCCTTATATCGTTTACCTGGTCCTTCTGCAATATTAagaatcttttaaaattatcaagaaCGTTCACATTACCCACTAAAATATTatcctttttcttttcattaattaaAATACTTTGATAAGTTCCATCTAAAAACTTCTCAACATGTTCCcataattcaataaattttgtacAAATGTGCTTTAATTCGTTGATATATCTTAAAATCAGTAACCACATATCAACTACAGTTGGTGAATCCGTTAAGCCACTGTATGTACTTAATGCTAATTGATGGGAGCTATCTGATGGAGAATTACCTCTGTTTCTTCCATTTTCCAGCTCTAAATTAATAGGATCTAGTTGTAGAAGCTGATCGATCGAGAGGTAATAACTTAGATCCACACCttctaaatcatcattCTCATCAatggatattttcaaaatttgtttctgGACCTTgataattttcattaataaatGTTGTGAAGTCTTTACCAGAGTTGTCTCAAGTAAAtctaatttgaaataaagCCATTTAATTATTGGATTTTCATCTACATTCAAATCTAATAGCTTAGAAATCAATGGTAACACATAATCCTGAGATTCAATTTCTAATTTAGACATGGTGTTATCGTTTCCTATTAGTGACTCCCACATTTGTTTTCTATAcgattcaataattttttcaacttgAGACCAAAtcatttcaacaatttttggtACATTATCTttcttatttgaaattgtgCGGCTACTatcttcgtcttcttcattatctgatGGCATGGCAATATCTGAATCTATTACTGCAGATTCCTTAAATTGTTCGTACAATTCTTTAGCCTTCAAATACTCGGACGTTAAAGTTGTATAATCCTTCCTTTCTAAACAATTCTTCAAAGTCTTTGGTACGTTGAAAAAGGCCCTGTTTTCTTCTATGAAATCTCTCGCCATCTTAAAATTAGAAATTCTAGTTGTTGTGTCCAATAAAGGTTTCAATGTTAAAGTTGTTGCTCTTATTGattcatcaactttttcagATAATTGAGCTAAATTACTGTTATTTGATTCAGAAAATTGTTTATAGATTAAATCAAGTCTGTTTTTAATTTTCACATATTTAGTGAAATTCGATTGTACCAAATGTTTTAAATTATCCTCTTGATCTTTAATTATACTGTCTAAATTATCCAGAGATTTAGTTAAGTCATTGAACGAATCTGTACTGTGAATATCCCTCAGAAACTTCTGAACGTTGAATTTCTTACTATTTATCATGTAGTGTGTAAGTGCCTCGT
Coding sequences within it:
- the SEC5 gene encoding exocyst subunit SEC5 (similar to Saccharomyces cerevisiae SEC5 (YDR166C); ancestral locus Anc_8.357) — encoded protein: MEPFSFDDEDLLEFYNLKSLDPTGSWKVDSSVLLPDENKLAKWESVELTMANSYEILKDLISHQQQLHNYYHNNSNSLGNDFNSIFDPLNNEEMSNSFQKLHLDDEALTHYMINSKKFNVQKFLRDIHSTDSFNDLTKSLDNLDSIIKDQEDNLKHLVQSNFTKYVKIKNRLDLIYKQFSESNNSNLAQLSEKVDESIRATTLTLKPLLDTTTRISNFKMARDFIEENRAFFNVPKTLKNCLERKDYTTLTSEYLKAKELYEQFKESAVIDSDIAMPSDNEEDEDSSRTISNKKDNVPKIVEMIWSQVEKIIESYRKQMWESLIGNDNTMSKLEIESQDYVLPLISKLLDLNVDENPIIKWLYFKLDLLETTLVKTSQHLLMKIIKVQKQILKISIDENDDLEGVDLSYYLSIDQLLQLDPINLELENGRNRGNSPSDSSHQLALSTYSGLTDSPTVVDMWLLILRYINELKHICTKFIELWEHVEKFLDGTYQSILINEKKKDNILVGNVNVLDNFKRFLILQKDQVNDIRNRGQKFIKLTSGTLSFFLHSTQASLSEFDPDKISINGLHEEAEMTKRKDTGIPTDYGFIPPRANGLSCLRYLPKITDSLLKFVTQLAQLSISPETIEISRDLASIAITRCIGAISSTRLRDTSNFYKLENWDIYRYVQSPGDNQDGSAIEYGVTQFPEIVLTVQHFSIKTIRDIVFSFEKFPVLNNVSVVGYPSKQLLTGIELQQIISMEAVLEAILKNAAKDKDNPRNSKTVLTLTNLQYIKDYTFPTILQYFDDSFDLKLETKPLEIFNLLNKMGSSIFGNYLSDLKIHLRDILEVKFQQINWPNYKSTSFRINDYIIEALMLLVTVHSECYKIGPQLINKILKETQIFISRYLFEAFKSFIGNLSSDGLLQATVDLKFFQRVLGSLLEKDTAVTLTACLQNCFQNNIDRMNKCIEETEPIVTANLKRTSVQFSAFR